DNA sequence from the Liolophura sinensis isolate JHLJ2023 chromosome 1, CUHK_Ljap_v2, whole genome shotgun sequence genome:
AGCTCACAGCTCGTGCTTATGGATAGGGCAAATAACAGCACTTTCTGAGGGTATATGTGCTGTATTATACGATGTAAGTGTACAAGTTAggaggatatacatgtacatgtatatcttccaTTTCTCTGTACTTGTACTTCATGCAGGATGTGAGAAACAAGGATAAAAGATTTCTATTCTGAATTAAATTAAAGTTTTCTCAGAGAGAACAATACATGCATGATCTCCTTTTAGActctacatgtacgtctacACATAAAATTATCCTTAAGTTGTAAATTTTGATTTGACTGTCAGAGCCAACATGACctcaaaacaaaattgttatAAAGCAGTTATAGGCCATATGGTGCATTGAAGATTGTATGTTGTGCAGTCATTAGTACTTGCAGGCAATGGAggatatgaaataaaaatgacctGCACAAAACAAATCTGCTGCTCAATCTATTTACAAGGACACTTTTGAAGTtttgttaaaacttgtttgaaTTGTAATAAATGCATGTAGATATTTGAATTCTCATTTAGACCATATACAGTCCTGggaaaaagtttggaatataggtgaatttcacaccatctccACGAAGAGCATGGTTCGTTGtgttcaggtcaataatctgtcgattggtttcacttggactagtctctatgatgcattatcaatagtttcctcaaaccaaaacatttctaatgttataggagacgagttttttacgatattctgaaagcgcccaaacaagtgcagaaattcagtgaaacccatgtattttattatgagctgtaacttttattcgattggaaatatgtctacaatacttggtaagttaaatatgcaaacactaacaatacagaaaattaatttagtacttggtgtgcccacccctcgcattgtacaatgcgcgcacacgtcttggcatactggcaaCTAAGGAAGTTAAAGTTTCTTCCGGTATATCTCTCCAGCAAGTGAGCACAGCACGAGTTAGTTCAGCCACGTTCGTTGGGGCTTCATCCAGGTTATTCATCCCAAGGGAAACTTCCGCCCACAAGTTCTCAATTGGGttcatatccggtgaaatggctggccactgcatgtgctcaacaccctcctgttccagaaaattccGTATCAGTTCGGTCCGGTGCGGCGTGGCGTTGTCGTCCtgatacacaaagtttgccctGAATTGTTGCCGCGCAAATGGGAGCATTATCGTTTCCAGAATCCGTTGATATTGGTGCTGGTTCATGTGTCCATCCAAGACGTGCAGGTCGCATTTACCAGTGCTATGAAAAGCACCCTAGACGGTGACCCCACCGCCCCTGCCTTGGCATGATGCAATCTTCGTTCAGAGCCTTGTGAGCCTGACGACGCACCATCACACGGCCATCTTCCTAGTAGACGACAAAAcgagactcatcactgaatatcacgtgtCGCCAATGTCCCACCTGCCAGTTCAGGTGTTCCCGCGCCCAGGATAAGCGTGCCTGGCGGTGTCGACGCTGTAGCAAAGGCTTCCTCTTAGGCCTTCTTACCAAATAcccagcagtcaacagtctggatCGCACTAAGCGGCTTGACACAGGAGTATTGGTAAATCTCATCCAGTCAGCGCGTATCTGGTTGGAACTCTTCTTACGGCCATTGCGGCAAAGTCTCACCAGATACTGGTCCTCTCTCGCGGTGGTCTTTTGTGGCCGACCAGACCTCGGTCTAGGCGTCGGCACACCCGTCTGTCAGTGTCGCTTAAAGATTTTGGAGACGGCTCCCTGAGTGACACCAAGAACTGCTgcaatgtccttctgttttgctccagccaggctcataccaacgatacggttgcagactgcagcactcagttgacgtctcatgatcacagcagtattgttggaaacactctggagcactggcatgccttaaccgagcttttataagagttacaaggttaaattataatcatgtctgcgtacatgactttttcactgagaaatggatggtcatgctttgtcccaactgtaattttgctcaggtgacacaagcaatCATGGTGTGTTTGAGCTGAAAGAGGACATATtccactacattttccacccaaacaagaatgtgcgcattcaatgtaaggcgcacaaaagtatgtttctggtaaatgctatcatcagtgaaaacaatattccaaaattttttccaggactgtatgtaaaaaaacaaatatatatatatttaaactttcGCTCTACTTAGGCTACATGTAAACCCTTTGGCAAATGACAGCTATTgcattatgtatatttatatgtataaaacctATTCTTACAGGTAttattagataaataaataactgtggTGGCACCCAGAAGTGTTGAcatggtccataaagctcaaCCTGAAAATTTAAATGATCGGTtgattttttgtgtatattttcctTTCAATATTAATGGATACATACTAAAATATTGGTATAGTCATAAATATACCATTAACAAAGTCAAACAAATGGCTTCACTAGTATTGTTAATATTACAGATGTCTTAGGGTCTCCTACTTGTTTAATTTTGTGTCCCTCTCatgtgttttttgctttttgtaccAGATGACAATGAGGCAGACACAGAAGTTGCAGGCTGTAAGTCCTGGAGTACCAAAGATCAGAAGGcttacggtatatgcatatccCTGTACGACCAGCACCCTATCAACGGCAAAATGTCGGGTAAGTCAGTcagtgatctacatgtattgtggTAACTGCATATCCCTGTGAAACCAGCACGTATGAACGGCAAAATGTCGGGTAAGTCAGTCAATGATCTACATTTATTGTGGTATCTGCATATCCCTGTGAAACCAGCACCTGTCAACGGCAAAATGTCGGGTAAGTCAGtcaatgatctacatgtattgtggTATCTGCATATCCCTGTGAAACCAGCACCTGTCAACGGCAAAGTGTCGGGTAAGTCAGtcaatgatctacatgtattgtagtatctctacatgtattgtagtaTCTGCTTATCCCTGTGAAACCAGCACCTATCAACGGCAAAATGTCGAGTAAGTCCGtcaatgatctacatgtattgtggTATCTGCATATCCCTGTGAAACCAGCACCTATCAACGGCAAAATGTCGAGTAAGTCAGtcaatgatctacatgtattgagGTATCTGCATATCCCCGTACGACCAGCACCTATCAACGGCAAAATGTCGGGTAAGTCAGtcaatgatctacatgtattgtggTATCTGCATATCCCTGTGAAACCAGCACCTATCAACAGCAAAATGTCTGGTAAGTCCGTctatgatctacatgtattgagGTATCTGCATATCCCTGTGAAACCAGCATGTATGGGGCCAAATCAACATTTAATCAAAAagtatcaataaataaattatttatcaatattGATAACTATCGgcattgataaatatttacGGATATGGATAATATTTATCAACATCacaaattcatttatcaatataaataaatttaaaaaagagaaaaacgaGAGGTTAAAGTCTTGCTTCCATGGCAGCTGGTAAATTGTGATTGTTCTTAACTGTTTTTGACTCTAAAAACGGATATTTCACACAGTTTGTTCTGAACTACTGCTATCCTGTTGCTGAGTTTTATTAAATCTGCCTTGTCTAGCATACAAAATACTGTTAACAACACTGACGTACTAGACACCTTTTATTGCACAGGCATTATTTGCTGAGACTAGTTATATTCCATATAAAGTTATGATAAATGTTGAGAATATTAACATTAAGGTCAAGTAACTTTAAAAACCAGTGTGCACAGAGTTAAAAGAGATATCTGCCAAATAGGGGCAAGCAACTGCTTCAGACATCATGATTTGCTGTGTATgtggagttacctcccatgtAATGGGCCACAGCAGatcatgtacataaacaacgCACATCCATTTTTTCTAAATGAGCATAGCTAAAGTCTAACTTAAATAAAGATCAAATGATGGGAGATACCGTAGAACTTTAGTAACCCTATCGATGAGGCATAATTATGGGAGTGGGAACAGCATTCATGTGCAGCAAATATAATTTGACATTCATTCTAATTCATATTagaattaatatattttttatccaTATGGAGCTGGTGGATTTCTTATGCAGCTGATACAGATAATGCCTTGTATAGAGTATAGGTGAAATTTTCTGAAAGTGAGGGAAAAATGATCATGAAGACATCTGTGAACAAGAAGATTTGACATTCTTATCTGTTTTGTTACTTGCAATTTGGTTGTTACAGAAGTTATATTTGTCATTCTATATTTTATGACCTTGTTTCAGGTGACCCTATAGCAGACGCCTTTGCTGTAGTCGCCCGTAAGAACAACGCTGTGTTGCTGATAGCTGACGGTGTAAATTGGGGAGAGAAGTCCAAGCTGGCTGCCAGGTGCGCGCTGTATGGCTGCATGAAGCACATTCAGAATCAGCTGTTTGCGGAGAGCAACCATCCCTTGACCACCCAGGTAGATCATTGTAAATTTTGACCTGCTTTCTGTATTTGTAGCAATTGAAGTCACAAGTTTTATGCTAAGATCACCAGAAACTGATAAGTTGATCATGGCTGAAATTTGTTAAATACTAttagtttgttttctttattcttattattttgtttgtcatTAATATTAAGATCCTTTGATATGTTCTATCAACGACAGTGGTTGATTCCTCCTTAATTATACTGACATATCAAGTTTACATATCAACTTCAcctgatgtaaatacatatacattaaaataatCTGATGTGACAAAGTGGACAAAGTGATTTTGCTTTTAAGCTTATTCATTTTTTGCAAATGTGAATATCAGGGATAATAATGGTATCAGTGGTGATAATGGCATCGGTGGTGATAATGGTAAGCGCGAACCGCTGTATGTTTCAACATGTGTTCACAATGGTCATTATGTCGCATACTAATGATATTGCATATTCATATTTCACAGGAAGCTTTGAAGATTCTGCGCAAGTCCATTGATGAAGCTCACTCAATGATTCTGGAGAAGAACGGAGGGTTGACAACTCTGTGTGCCTGTATGGTGTGTCCTGTAGCCAACTCTGAACAGTACGCTGTCTGCTCTGTCAATGTGGGCGACAGCTACGCCTTCATCTTCAGCCGCCATTATGGCATTCGTGAGCTGACAGTTGGCTCGCACGACGTCTCTTCAGAACGAGACATCAGAGATGCACAGGGGGCCATTGGGCCTGTTATAGGCAACGAGCCAGAGCTGAACAATCTCACATGTGCGGTGAGTTTTGCAAATAAAGGTGATGTGGTGTTTCTCACGACTGATGGCATATCTGATAACTTTGATCCTGTGGTGACCAAAGTGGCCTTACCAAGGAGAAACAGCGACCCAAATCTGAGTCTGACACGCGACACTCCACTGCCGGTGTATGCCAAACCAGAGATGTCACCTCAGGAGCGGCATGTGTACTCCATGAAGGAGATGGAGAGGATTGTCCATGAGTATGAGTTAATGACGGAGGAAGACTGTTCAGCTCAGGAAATCTGCGGTGCAATGGTCCAGCATGTACTCACACTCACAGATGCCAAGAGGAAAGTTCTAGAAAATCCAGCTCTCTACGCCAGGAAGAAAATGTCCTCCACAGAGCGGAAACGCAGAGATTCTGAAATAGTGGAGAAAATGTCCAAAGCTCCAGGCAAGCTGGACCACGCTTCTCTTGTGGCTTATGAGGTAGGGATTTATGGGCAAGAGGAGCCTGAAGAAACTGAAGAGACAACAGACAATGATGTTAATGTGCAGGAGAAAGAGAATAATAATCCAGAGACAGAGTCCTCTAACAAAGGCATGTTGTCCCCCCAATCACCGCCGGACAGTAAACATCGCAAGTCCCCCATGAAACTCTTCTTCTCAAAGTCCAGGCACTCCAGCACTGGATCCTCGCCTACAACCCCGACCAAATCCTCACCCTTTAAGCCATCACGCCAAGCCAAGACTCCAACCTCATTACCAGTCACCCCCAAGAAGTACTTCAAGAAGTCTCACTCCCTGTCCGGATCCCCGACCTCCCCTATCACCCCAGACTCCCCGTTCTCACCACCACACAAGTCAGGAACATCTTCTACCGGCTCAAAGCGAAGGAGTAAGAGAAACCTCAAGGTCTACAAGCGCACAGTTTCATATGAGTCAAATGTGTAAGAATGGCTCGCCAGTTGATTTCCAAAGACTTCATATTGTTTTCCTGTGAAAACTTTTTCCTCAGGACTAGCACACTGCTCAGGGAGTTCACAGTGCACCAACTCGAGGCATTTCCAGCCTGCAGCCAAAGGCTTGGTACCTTGCACACTGTGCACATGTAGACGTCT
Encoded proteins:
- the LOC135481934 gene encoding uncharacterized protein LOC135481934, which codes for MDSLVPPLATAEDSDDTEPDPEIFGKTCKKFRDEIYEGPSPEDVPHISLGPFEEEIFASYSGPDCGLHLVHDSSSEQNDNEADTEVAGCKSWSTKDQKAYGICISLYDQHPINGKMSGDPIADAFAVVARKNNAVLLIADGVNWGEKSKLAARCALYGCMKHIQNQLFAESNHPLTTQEALKILRKSIDEAHSMILEKNGGLTTLCACMVCPVANSEQYAVCSVNVGDSYAFIFSRHYGIRELTVGSHDVSSERDIRDAQGAIGPVIGNEPELNNLTCAVSFANKGDVVFLTTDGISDNFDPVVTKVALPRRNSDPNLSLTRDTPLPVYAKPEMSPQERHVYSMKEMERIVHEYELMTEEDCSAQEICGAMVQHVLTLTDAKRKVLENPALYARKKMSSTERKRRDSEIVEKMSKAPGKLDHASLVAYEVGIYGQEEPEETEETTDNDVNVQEKENNNPETESSNKGMLSPQSPPDSKHRKSPMKLFFSKSRHSSTGSSPTTPTKSSPFKPSRQAKTPTSLPVTPKKYFKKSHSLSGSPTSPITPDSPFSPPHKSGTSSTGSKRRSKRNLKVYKRTVSYESNV